A part of Girardinichthys multiradiatus isolate DD_20200921_A chromosome 12, DD_fGirMul_XY1, whole genome shotgun sequence genomic DNA contains:
- the cds2 gene encoding phosphatidate cytidylyltransferase 2 → MTELRHRGAKDSEPPLEQQPSEDKCSDSELKAEKDGVSDNESKVDSGVPEVPVPPDDTPEVLNKALSGLSSRWKNWWVRGILTLAMISFFFFIIYLGPMVLMMIVLCIQIKCFHEIIRIGYSVYHSYDLPWFRTLSWYFLLCVNYFFYGETVTDYFFTLVQREEPLRILSKYHRFISFALYLTGFCMFVLSLVKKHYRLQFYMFGWTHVTLLIVVTQSHLIIHNLFEGMIWFIVPISCVICNDIMAYMFGFFFGRTPLIKLSPKKTWEGFIGGFFATIVFGIMLSYVMAGYRYFVCPVEFNNDSNSFQVDCEPSELFQLQDYTLPGVLESVTGWTTVRLYPFQIHSIALSSFASIVGPFGGFFASGFKRAFKIKDFANTIPGHGGIMDRFDCQYLMATFVNVYIASFIRGPNPSKVIQQLLALRPDQQLYIFNSLKAHLTEKGLLPAVEAAA, encoded by the exons tgCTCAGACAGCGAGCTGAAGGCAGAGAAGGATGGAGTCTCAGACAACGAGTCCAAGGTGGACTCGGGAGTCCCAGAGGTGCCAGTCCCTCCTGATGACACCCCCGAGGTTCTCAACAAGGCCCTGTCTGGACTCTCCTCGAG ATGGAAGAACTGGTGGGTACGAGGCATCCTGACACTAGCCATgatctccttcttcttcttcatcatcTACCTAGGCCCCATGGTGCTCATGATGATT GTCCTTTGCATTCAGATCAAGTGTTTCCATGAAATCATCAGAATTGGGTACAGTGTGTACCACTCCTACGACCTGCCCTGGTTTAGGACGCTGAGTTG GTACTTCCTTTTGTGTGTGAACTACTTCTTCTACGGTGAGACTGTGActgattactttttcacactggTGCAACGAGAGGAGCCGCTACGCATCCTGAGCAAATACCATCGCTTCATCTCCTTTGCTCTCTACCTCACAG GTTTCTGCATGTTTGTGCTGAGTTTGGTGAAGAAACATTATCGTCTTCAGTTCTACATG TTTGGTTGGACCCATGTGACTCTGCTAATCGTAGTGACCCAGTCCCACCTAATCATTCACAACTTGTTTGAGGGGATGATCTG gTTCATTGTTCCCATTTCCTGTGTGATCTGCAACGACATCATGGCCTATATGTTTGGTTTCTTCTTCGGCCGAACACCACTCATTAAG CTGTCACCGAAGAAGACATGGGAGGGATTTATTGGTGGATTCTTCGCCACTATTGTGTTTGGCATCATG CTCTCCTACGTCATGGCTGGATACCGCTACTTTGTTTGTCCTGTGGAGTTTAACAACGACTCCAACAGTTTCCAGGTGGATTGTGAGCCGTCAGAACTGTTTCAGCTCCAGGACTACACTCTGCCTGGAGTCCTGGAGTCTGTCACTGGATGG ACCACAGTGCGTTTATATCCTTTCCAGATCCACAGCATCGCTCTCTCCTCCTTTGCCTCCATTGTGGGACCCTTTGGTGGCTTTTTTGCCAGCGGCTTCAAGAGAGCATTTAAGATCAAG GACTTTGCCAACACCATCCCGGGTCACGGAGGCATTATGGACAGATTTGACTGCCAGTACCTAATGGCCACATTCGTTAATGTCTACATTGCCAGCTTCATCAG GGGCCCCAACCCCAGCAAGGTGATCCAACAGCTCCTGGCGCTCCGACCCGACCAGCAGCTCTACATCTTCAACTCCCTGAAGGCTCATCTGACAGAGAAAGGCCTGCTGCCAGCTGTGGAGGCTGCTGCTTAG